From Rhodopseudomonas palustris:
CCGGCGAGCACCAGCACCAGGCCGGAGCCGGCGGTCGTGACGATCGACGTCAGCGACTGGCTGCGATCGGCCGCCGCGGTCCGCATCACGAACAGCCTGTTCTCCTCGGCCCGCATCGCGGCCATGAAGCTGGCGAACTGGTTCATGGCCTCGCGGCCGCTGTCGTCCTGCACCAATCTCCGGGCCTCTTCGGCGCGGTCGAGCTGGGCGAGCGAGATCAGTTGCTTGAACTTGTCGATCCTGGCCTGCGCGAGTGCGATGCTCCGCTCGATCAGGGGGCGCTGAACCGGATTGTCGGCCACCAGTAGCTGCAGGCGCCGCAGCATAGGCACGACCCGACCCGACGAATTCTCGAACTCCTCGACGAATTCGGGCCGCCCCGTCAGCAGAAAACCGCGCTCCGAACTTTCGGCACGGCGCATCTGCAACTGGGCGAGCGAAATCTGGTTCTCGACCTCCAGGGTGTGCGCCACCGAGGCGCCGTCCTTGCGGGCCTTCTGCAGCAGAAACACCGACGCCAAGCTGATGAGAACCAGGACGGCGAAGGAGAGCGACAGCAGGGAAATCTGGATGAAAGCGCGTCGCCGCGTGGATTCCGGCGTCACCGCGCGGTCTCCGTCATTCTAATACAAAACAAGAACATTCCCCGCGAGGCGGCCCAATCTGCAACCAGCCCAACGCCGAACTCGGAGAACGGTTCCCCGGTTCGGGAAATTTCTAGCGGCCCTCGAGCGCGCCGCCCGCGAGATACTGCTCCAGCCAGTGGATGTGATAATCCCCGTCGATGATCCCGGGCTCGCGCACCAGCGCCCGGAACAGCGGCAGCGTGGTTTCGATGCCGTCGACCACCATCTCGTCCAGCGCGCGCCGCAGCCGCATCAGGCATTCGCCGCGGGTTTTGCCGTGCACGATCAGCTTGCCGACCAGCGAGTCGTAATATGGCGGGATGGTGTAGCCCTGGAACACAGCGGAATCGATCCGGACGCCGAGCCCGCCGGGCGGGTGGTAGCGCGCGATCTTGCCGGGCGACGGGCGGAAATTGACCGGATTCTCGGCGTTGATCCGGCACTCGATGGCGTGGCCGTTGAGCACGATCTCGTCCTGCGCCACCGGCAGGTCGCCGCCGGCGGCGATCCGGATCTGCTCCAGTACGAGGTCGATGCCGGTGATCATCTCGGTGACCGGATGCTCGACCTGGATCCGGGTGTTCATTTCGATGAAGTAGAACTCGCCGTCCTCGTAGAGGAATTCGATCGTGCCGACGCCGACATAGTTCATGTCCTGCATCGCCTTGGCGCAGATGCCGCCGATCCGGGCGCGCGCTTCCGCGCTGATCACCGGGGAGGGGCTTTCCTCCCACACCTTCTGGTGCCGGCGCTGCAGCGAGCAGTCGCGCTCGCCGAGATGGATCGCGCCGCCGCGGCCGTCACCCAGGATCTGGATTTCGATGTGGCGCGGCTTCTGCAGATACTTCTCCAGATAGACCGAGGCGTCGCCGAAGGCGGCCTTGGCCTCGTTGCCGGCGGTGGAGATCGCCATCGACAGATCTTCGGCGGTGTGCGCGACCTTCATGCCGCGGCCGCCGCCGCCGGCGGCGGCCTTGACCAGCACCGGGAAGCCGATCTCCTTGGCGATCGTCATCGCGTCGTCGTCCGGGCCGACCGCGCCGTCCGAGCCCGGGACCACGGGGATGCCGAGCCGCTTGGCGGTTTTCTTGGCCTCGATCTTGTCGCCCATCAGGCGGATGTGCTCGGCCTTCGGGCCGATGAATTGCAGATTGTGGTCGGCGAGAATCTCGGCGAAGCGCGCATTCTCGGACAGGAAGCCGTATCCGGGATGCACCGCGTCGGCGCCGGTGATTTCGCAGGCCGCGAGCAGCGAGGGTATGTTGAGATAGCTGTCCTTCGACGGCGGCGGGCCGATGCAGACGCTTTCATCGGCGAGGCGGACGTGCATCGCGTCGGCGTCAGCGGTCGAATGCACCGCGACGGTGGCGATGCCGAGTTCCTTGCATGCGCGCAGAACCCGCAAGGCGATCTCGCCGCGATTGGCTATGAGGATCTTGTCGAACATCGGACTACCGAGCTGTAAGGGCCAAAGGGGCGAAGGCGAGGTGCGAGTAGCGAATGGGAAGACGACCGGGGCGCCGTTCAATTCGCTAGTCGGAAACTCCCTGGTCGCTCTTACTCAACCACCACCAGCGGCTCGCCGAACTCGACCGGCTGGCCGTCTTCGACGAGGATCTGGGTGACGGTGCCGGCCCGTGGCGACGGGATCTGGTTCATCGTCTTCATCGCCTCGATGATGAACAGCGTCTCGCCGGCGGACACCCGGGAGCCGACCTCGATGAACGGCTTGGCGCCGGGCTCCGGCGCCCAATACACCGTGCCGACCATCGGCGAGGGCACCACGCCGGGATGCTTGGCGATGTCGATCACCGCGGTCTCGATTGCGGTGATCGCGCCTCCTGCGGCGGGCGCCGGGGCATAGCCCATCGGCACCGAGGCCGCGATGCTGACGTTGCGGGCGACGCGGACGCGGAGCCCGGCGCGCTCGATCTCGATCTCGGTGAGATTGGTCTCGTCGAGCAGCAGTGCGAGTTCGCGGATCAGCGTGCTGTCGTCGGTCGCCTTGTCGTCGTTGGGTTTCGCGGCGGTCTTGGTGTCAGGCTGGCGGGCCATGTTTCGATCCAGATGTCTTGAGTGAATGGGGCGGGTCAGGCCTCGGGTCAGGCGTTGGCGCCGATTTTCGCGGCGAGACCAAGGATGGCCAGCCGGTAGCCGTCGATGCCGAAGCCGCACAGGCTGGCAAAGGCGGCCTTCGCGATGAAGGAATGGTGGCGGAAGCTGTCGCGCGCAAAAACGTTGGAAACGTGGACTTCCACGGCCGGGATCTGCACCCCGACCAGCGCGTCATGCAGCGCCACCGACGTGTGGGTATAGCCCCCGGCGTTCAGCACGATCCCGACGGCCTGCTCGGAGCGCGCCTGATGTATCCAGTCGATCAGTTCGCCCTCGTGGTTGGACTGCCGGCAGACGGCCGAAAGGCCGCAGCCGGCCGCGGTCTCGATGCACAGCCTTTCGACGTCGGCCAGCGTTGCGTGGCCGTAAATCTCCGGCTCCCGGGTCCCGAGCAGATTCAGGTTCGGGCCATTGAGCACGTAAATCGTTTGCGGCATCCGAATTTCCGGCAATGTCAGCGAAGCTCTCCGGCGGGCGCGCCGTCGGGCCGAAATCCGGCGCTGCAGCACCGGGTCCAGGCAAAATTCACTTGATTGTCCGGCGTTATAGGTAACCTCACGGCTGAGGGGAAGCCTGAACACGTTCCAGCGACGCCTGAATCGGCTGATGCTTTGGACGAGCATGGCAAGGCAAGTTTCAGCAAATGCTTGCGATCCGTTTGCAGCGGATGATGAGCCGGACAATCTCTGCGGGCGATCGGCGCACAGGAAAACGCAATCGGCGTTCCTTGCGATGCGGTGCGCCTTGCGAGGGCGCAAGCGAGACCCGCGACATCCGCGTGGAACCAGCGTCGCGAAAGCCCGTTCTGTGGAGACCTTGCTCCTTCAAAAAACGGTCCGGCGTCGCTGCCGAATTTCTGGAGCGCGGAATGCCGCGGTTTTGGTTTGGCAATTCGGAAACTGGAGGCGTAGGTTTGATTTCAAAGATGGGTGCCTCCGCTGACGCGGACGCGCACGAGGCCGGACCGCCCGAGCAAACGCCCGCGGTTCGACGCGCCTGATCTCAGGCATGCTGCTTGCATCGCGAAGACGTTCAACGGGAGGCACTATGGCCCGCTACATCGTGCGATTTATGAAGGACATCCTCGGCGAGAACGGCCGCCAGGCCGAGATTTGCCAGAGCTCCCTGGAGGTCGAGGCGGCGAACAGCCGCGACGCCACCGAGATCGCCAAACAGAAATTCTGTCAGATGGAGCGGCTGAACGAATGGTCGCTCCACGCCGACCGCGTTCACGTCGCTGAAACCGACTGCCGTCCGTAGCCGGCGGCTCGACGAGCGCGGTCCATCGCGCCATCGAGGCCGCCACGGGGCGGCGGCCTTGCTGCCGATCTCCCCGGGAAGCCCGATGAGGGGTGACGTCCGCAGAGCTCAGCACTGCTCCTTGCCGCAGCGGGCGAGCGCCACCTTCTGGCGCAGCGTGTCGAGGCCGACCGCGCCGACCACCACCTGCTTGCCGATCACGTAGCTCGGCGTGCCGTTCATCCCCATCGCTTCCGCGAGCCTGAAGCTCTCTTCAATGGTGGCGCGCACTTCCGGGCTCGCCATGTCCTTCTCGAGCCGGGCCATGTCGAAGCCGGCGTCCTTGGCGGCGGCCATCGCGCGCGCCTTGTCGGCCTGGCCGCGGCCGCCCATCAGCTTCTGGTGGAAGTCGAGATACTTCTTGCCGTCGGGCGCCTGCATGCGCACCGCGATCGCCACCTGCGCCGCTTCGACCGAGGGCGGGCCGAGCACCGGAAACTCCTTCAGCACGATCTTGAGCTTCGGGTCTTCCTTCATCAGCGTGAGCATGTCGGTCATCGCGCGCTTGCAGTAACCGCAATTGTAATCGAAGAACTCGACGAAGGTGACGTCGCCGTCCTTGTTGCCGAGCGTCACGCCGCGGGGCGAATTGAAGATCGCCTGGGCGTTGTCCTTGATCGCGGCCTGATGCTTCTCGGCGGCGGCATTGGCCTGGCGCTTGCTCAGTTCGTCGGATGCCTCTTCCAGGACCTCCGGGTGCGACACCAGATAGTCCTTGATGATCTGTTCGATCTGGCTGCGCTGCTCGTCGGAGAATTTCTGCGCCGCGGCGGCAACTGGCGCGCCGATCAAAACGAGCGCGAGCAGGGCGGCGGCAAAGCGGCGGAACGACAGCATGGGCAATCCCTTCAGACGGACAATCGGATACGTATGGCGCACGGATTCGTGCGCTTCATAGCGCTTTTCCCGCCCAATTACGCGCAATTTGTGAACACGTTCCGGTCGGGCGCACCAAAACCCGCCTGCCGCGAAGCGGCGGCGGCCGTAGCGATCGGGGCCGGCGCCGGCGTTCGTCGTCGCGACCGCCGGCACCGTCTGACTGTGTGACGCCGTGGGCTACTTGACGGTGGTCAGGCGCAGATAGGGACGCGGCGCGTCCCAGCCCTGGGGAAACGCCTTCACGGCGTCTTCGCCCTGCAGCGACAGCGGGATGATCACCTTGTCGCCGGCCCGCCAGTCCGCAGGGGTGGCGACGCGATACTTGTCCGCAAGTTGCAGCGCATCGATCACCCGCAGGATCTCGTCGAAATTCCGGCCGACATTCATCGGGTAGGTCATGGTCAGCCGGATCTTCTTGTTCGGGTCGATGATGAACACCGAACGCACCGCTGCGGTTTCGCTCTGGTTGGGATGGATCATGTCGTAGAGCCGCGCCACCGTGAGGTCGGCATCCGCGACGATCGGAAACTGCAGATCGGTCTGTTGCGTATCGTTGACGTCGTCGATCCACTTCAGATGCTCCGACACCGTGTCGGTCGAAAGCCCGAGCGGCTTGACGTTGCGCGCAGCGAATTGCTGCGACAGCTTCGACGTCTTGCCCATTTCGGTGGTGCAGACGGGGGTAAAATCGGCGGGATGGCTGAAGAAGAAGACCCAGGAATCGGCGGCCCAATCGTGCAGCGAGATCCGACCCTTGGTGGTGTCGGCGGTGAAATCGGGCGCGGTGTCGCCGATATGGAGAGACATCGATTGAACTCCTGTGTGCCTAGGAAATGAGCAAGCCCGCGCGCGGCGCGGGACAGCCCGACTGTAGTGACGCTTTGTGGCACCGTGAAAGCGGGAACGGCTCGAGCCGTGTCGAGGCGGGGCGGGGCGGTGCGCGATCACCACTTCATTATAGCGAATGATCGCGCACCGTGGTCAGTGCTTTCAACGCAGATCAACCACGCATTTCGACTACGGGCAGGGGCGAGCCCGGCCGTCGTTGCCGATATAGGTCATGGTCGCCGGGTTGAACGAGCGGTAGCGCTGTGAGCAGTAGCCGATCGCATCGCGGCGGCGGGCGTCTTCCGCGGCGCTCGCAGCGATCGCGCCGCCGATGATGGCGGCGCCGATGCCGAGTCCGATCGCCGCGCCGGCATTGCCGCCGCCGCCCCAGCCACGTCCGCGTCCACGTCCACCACCGCGTCCACGGCCGCGCTGTGCGTAGGCCGGCGTTACGCTCGCCGTCATCGCCAAGCCCGTGGTTGCGATCATGCCGAAGCCGTACATCGTCAGCAGCATGACGCCGGCCAACGCGCGCGTGATCAGCCTGCGTGCGGTGCCGCCGTCTTGCGGTCTCGATTTCATCATGGATGTCTCTCCCTCTTCTGGTAGCCGCGCGACTCTAGGCGCGAGGGCGCGGCATGGCAAACATCGAGACACTCTGTCGCCGCGATGTATTTGCCAGACTGCCCCCGTCTGCGGCCGATACGCGTGTGATCGGCGATCACACGCAGTACGCTATTTGGATGTTGGTTTCGCTTCGACGATATCGTCCGCCTTGACCCAGCCCGGCGAGCCGACCGGGAAGCGGGTTTTGGCGCGGGACGCCAGTTCGCGCGCGGTCTTGTTGTCGCCGCGCAGGAACGCCGCCTGGGCCGAGGCGAGATCGGCCTCGGCGTAGTCGCCCTTGCGGCCATAGGCCATCGCGAGCTGGCTATAGCCGAGCGGCGCTTCGGCCTCGCGCGACAAGGCGGCGCGCAGAATCCGGATCGCCTCGTCGGTGGTACTCTTGTTGCCGGAGGCGACCAGCGCCTGGCCGAGCAGCATTTCGATCAGGGGCGCGCCGCGGCTGAGCGACAACGCCTTGCGCAGCGGCGCGATCGCTTCCTGCGGCCGGCCGCCTTCGAGCAACGCCTGGCCGCGCAGCTCGTAG
This genomic window contains:
- the accC gene encoding acetyl-CoA carboxylase biotin carboxylase subunit, yielding MFDKILIANRGEIALRVLRACKELGIATVAVHSTADADAMHVRLADESVCIGPPPSKDSYLNIPSLLAACEITGADAVHPGYGFLSENARFAEILADHNLQFIGPKAEHIRLMGDKIEAKKTAKRLGIPVVPGSDGAVGPDDDAMTIAKEIGFPVLVKAAAGGGGRGMKVAHTAEDLSMAISTAGNEAKAAFGDASVYLEKYLQKPRHIEIQILGDGRGGAIHLGERDCSLQRRHQKVWEESPSPVISAEARARIGGICAKAMQDMNYVGVGTIEFLYEDGEFYFIEMNTRIQVEHPVTEMITGIDLVLEQIRIAAGGDLPVAQDEIVLNGHAIECRINAENPVNFRPSPGKIARYHPPGGLGVRIDSAVFQGYTIPPYYDSLVGKLIVHGKTRGECLMRLRRALDEMVVDGIETTLPLFRALVREPGIIDGDYHIHWLEQYLAGGALEGR
- the accB gene encoding acetyl-CoA carboxylase biotin carboxyl carrier protein, with amino-acid sequence MARQPDTKTAAKPNDDKATDDSTLIRELALLLDETNLTEIEIERAGLRVRVARNVSIAASVPMGYAPAPAAGGAITAIETAVIDIAKHPGVVPSPMVGTVYWAPEPGAKPFIEVGSRVSAGETLFIIEAMKTMNQIPSPRAGTVTQILVEDGQPVEFGEPLVVVE
- the aroQ gene encoding type II 3-dehydroquinate dehydratase; this translates as MPQTIYVLNGPNLNLLGTREPEIYGHATLADVERLCIETAAGCGLSAVCRQSNHEGELIDWIHQARSEQAVGIVLNAGGYTHTSVALHDALVGVQIPAVEVHVSNVFARDSFRHHSFIAKAAFASLCGFGIDGYRLAILGLAAKIGANA
- a CDS encoding DsbA family protein is translated as MLSFRRFAAALLALVLIGAPVAAAAQKFSDEQRSQIEQIIKDYLVSHPEVLEEASDELSKRQANAAAEKHQAAIKDNAQAIFNSPRGVTLGNKDGDVTFVEFFDYNCGYCKRAMTDMLTLMKEDPKLKIVLKEFPVLGPPSVEAAQVAIAVRMQAPDGKKYLDFHQKLMGGRGQADKARAMAAAKDAGFDMARLEKDMASPEVRATIEESFRLAEAMGMNGTPSYVIGKQVVVGAVGLDTLRQKVALARCGKEQC
- a CDS encoding peroxiredoxin, with the protein product MSLHIGDTAPDFTADTTKGRISLHDWAADSWVFFFSHPADFTPVCTTEMGKTSKLSQQFAARNVKPLGLSTDTVSEHLKWIDDVNDTQQTDLQFPIVADADLTVARLYDMIHPNQSETAAVRSVFIIDPNKKIRLTMTYPMNVGRNFDEILRVIDALQLADKYRVATPADWRAGDKVIIPLSLQGEDAVKAFPQGWDAPRPYLRLTTVK
- a CDS encoding BA14K family protein, with the translated sequence MMKSRPQDGGTARRLITRALAGVMLLTMYGFGMIATTGLAMTASVTPAYAQRGRGRGGGRGRGRGWGGGGNAGAAIGLGIGAAIIGGAIAASAAEDARRRDAIGYCSQRYRSFNPATMTYIGNDGRARPCP